A single genomic interval of Arachis duranensis cultivar V14167 chromosome 7, aradu.V14167.gnm2.J7QH, whole genome shotgun sequence harbors:
- the LOC107458177 gene encoding protein MAIN-LIKE 1-like — protein sequence MAIFGSEPVMSSSSKSYTKLSWVRYIRDTQPLDPREFVQRYVRCHIFCLLGTTLFADKSKAYAHTKYLSLLQNFEQIGTYSWGSATLAHLYRALCHASWYDCKEMDGPLNLLFVWAWE from the coding sequence ATGGCGATTTTTGGCAGCGAACCCGTCATGAGTAGTTCATCTAAAAGTTACACAAAGTTGTCATGGGTTCGCTATATTAGAGACACACAGCCTCTAGACCCTCGGGAGTTTGTTCAGCGATATGTTAGATGTCACATCTTCTGTCTGCTGGGAACCACCCTCTTCGCGGATAAGTCGAAAGCGTATGCCCACACAAAATACCTATCACTGCTCCAAAATTTTGAGCAGATCGGCACTTACAGTTGGGGGTCAGCAACTCTTGCACATCTTTACAGGGCACTGTGCCATGCATCGTGGTACGATTGCAAGGAGATGGATGGCCCACTGAATTTGTTGTTTGTTTGGGCATGGGAGTGA